A section of the Asticcacaulis sp. EMRT-3 genome encodes:
- a CDS encoding lipocalin family protein codes for MRKAFPFLISAVLLSGCASVPLAVGPAAQTPTIDMAHYSGTWLEIARHPMWITNNCVAGYTTYTPGTKPGEVAVEDGCHDHTPDGKLKVIHGRGVLRDAGAGNAQLSVHYPFFITFNYWTLYEAPDHSWFISADPKMHNLWIYSRNVPSDAERAVMVQKAQSLGYDVSQLEFPAQ; via the coding sequence ATGCGCAAAGCTTTTCCGTTTCTGATCAGTGCCGTCCTGTTGAGTGGCTGCGCCAGCGTGCCGTTGGCCGTCGGCCCCGCCGCCCAGACGCCCACCATCGACATGGCTCATTATAGCGGCACCTGGCTGGAAATCGCCCGTCATCCGATGTGGATCACCAATAACTGTGTGGCTGGTTACACCACCTATACACCCGGCACCAAACCCGGCGAGGTCGCCGTTGAGGATGGTTGCCACGACCACACGCCCGATGGCAAGCTGAAGGTCATACATGGCCGCGGCGTCTTGCGGGATGCAGGCGCGGGCAATGCACAATTAAGCGTACACTACCCCTTCTTCATCACCTTCAACTACTGGACGCTGTACGAAGCGCCCGATCATAGCTGGTTCATCAGTGCCGATCCGAAAATGCACAATCTGTGGATCTACAGCCGCAACGTGCCTTCGGATGCCGAGCGCGCCGTGATGGTGCAGAAGGCGCAGAGCCTCGGTTATGATGTCAGCCAGCTTGAGTTCCCGGCGCAATAG
- a CDS encoding SDR family oxidoreductase: MAQAKTAIITGGGGYLGTAMCRALAEGGWDIFVTYLESDAECRHVLDEVTALGRKAVALACDNGLKADVDRFYRAFHDQTGHAPDLLVNNVGVQTWSSLLDLAEDDWDRVIRTNLKGCFLHTQAAARLMVAEKRPGRIINIGSGCNQTPFRNLVDYTASKGGIEMLTRVAAVELGPYGITVNGVAPGSIETERTRREAPNYARDWSRITPLRRIGTPEDVADAVCFLAGPGAGFITGQTLRVDGGVFTQTNWPEEGYAQTETVSPPST; the protein is encoded by the coding sequence ATGGCGCAGGCAAAAACAGCCATCATCACGGGCGGCGGCGGTTATCTCGGCACGGCCATGTGCCGCGCGCTGGCCGAAGGCGGCTGGGATATTTTCGTCACCTATCTGGAAAGCGACGCTGAGTGCCGCCATGTCCTCGATGAGGTAACCGCTTTGGGGCGCAAGGCGGTGGCCTTGGCCTGCGATAATGGCCTCAAGGCCGATGTCGATCGCTTCTACCGCGCCTTTCACGATCAGACCGGCCATGCGCCCGATCTGCTGGTCAATAATGTCGGGGTGCAAACCTGGTCGTCTCTGCTCGATCTGGCCGAAGACGACTGGGATCGGGTGATCCGCACCAATCTGAAGGGTTGTTTCCTGCATACCCAGGCGGCGGCGCGGTTGATGGTGGCGGAAAAACGCCCCGGTCGGATCATCAATATCGGTTCGGGCTGCAACCAGACGCCATTTCGCAATCTGGTCGATTACACGGCCTCCAAGGGCGGCATCGAGATGCTGACCAGGGTGGCGGCGGTCGAGCTTGGGCCCTATGGCATTACGGTCAATGGCGTGGCCCCCGGCTCGATCGAGACGGAGCGCACCCGCCGCGAGGCGCCCAACTATGCGCGCGACTGGTCACGCATTACGCCTTTGCGCCGCATCGGTACGCCCGAAGACGTGGCCGACGCGGTCTGTTTTCTGGCAGGACCGGGGGCCGGCTTTATCACCGGCCAGACCCTGCGCGTTGATGGCGGCGTCTTTACTCAGACCAACTGGCCGGAAGAGGGTTATGCTCAGACAGAAACTGTGAGCCCGCCATCGACATAG
- the rpsL gene encoding 30S ribosomal protein S12 has product MPTINQLIRKPRQPKPVRNKVPALKGCPQRRGVCTRVYTTTPKKPNSALRKVAKVRLTSGIEAVCYIPGEGHNLQEHSVVLIRGGRVKDLPGVRYHILRGVLDTQGVKNRKQRRSHYGAKRPK; this is encoded by the coding sequence ATGCCCACAATCAACCAGTTGATCCGTAAGCCGCGCCAACCCAAGCCGGTCCGTAACAAGGTTCCGGCCCTGAAGGGCTGCCCGCAGCGCCGCGGCGTCTGCACGCGCGTTTACACCACCACGCCGAAGAAGCCGAACTCGGCTCTGCGTAAGGTCGCCAAGGTGCGCCTGACCTCCGGCATCGAAGCCGTGTGCTATATCCCCGGTGAAGGCCACAATCTTCAGGAACACTCCGTTGTTCTGATCCGTGGCGGCCGCGTCAAGGATTTGCCCGGCGTGCGTTACCACATCCTGCGCGGCGTGCTCGATACGCAAGGCGTCAAGAACCGCAAGCAACGCCGTTCGCACTACGGCGCGAAGCGTCCGAAGTAA
- the rpsG gene encoding 30S ribosomal protein S7, producing MSRRHRAEKREVLPDPKFGDLIVTKFMNYVMYEGKKAVAENIIYGAFDILEAKKKDATPVETFHAALDNVAPSIEVRSRRVGGATYQVPVEVRPDRRRALAIRWLVNAARKRGENTMTEKLAAELLDAANNRGTAVKKREDTHKMAEANRAFSHYRW from the coding sequence ATGTCCCGTCGTCACCGCGCAGAGAAGCGTGAAGTTCTGCCCGATCCCAAGTTCGGCGATCTGATTGTCACCAAGTTCATGAACTATGTCATGTACGAAGGCAAAAAGGCCGTCGCTGAAAACATCATCTATGGCGCTTTCGACATCCTCGAAGCCAAGAAGAAGGACGCAACCCCGGTTGAAACCTTCCACGCGGCCCTCGATAATGTGGCCCCGTCCATCGAAGTGCGTTCGCGCCGCGTCGGCGGCGCCACCTATCAGGTGCCGGTCGAGGTTCGTCCCGATCGCCGTCGCGCCCTGGCCATCCGCTGGCTGGTCAATGCCGCGCGCAAGCGTGGTGAAAACACCATGACCGAAAAGCTGGCCGCCGAGCTGCTCGACGCCGCCAACAACCGCGGCACCGCCGTCAAGAAGCGCGAAGACACGCACAAGATGGCCGAAGCCAACCGCGCCTTCTCGCACTACCGCTGGTAA
- the fusA gene encoding elongation factor G has translation MPRSHKIEDYRNFGIMAHIDAGKTTTTERILYYTGKSHKIGEVHDGAATMDWMEQEQERGITITSAATTTFWQNKRLNIIDTPGHVDFTIEVERNLRVLDGAVAVLDGNAGVEPQTETVWRQADKYSVPRIVFVNKMDKIGADFDKSVQSIRDRLGAKAVPIQFPIGSENTLSGLVDLVRMKAVVWDNDALGANYRDEEIPADLMDKAVEARQYLIDNAVECDDEAMEAYLEGNEPSEAVLKKCIRKAVLNATFYPILCGSAFKNKGVQTLLDAVVDYLPSPVDVPPTHGIDYKTEEEVVRIASDDEPLSMLAFKIMDDPFVGSLTFCRLYSGKLETGQGLLNTTREKKERVGRMLLMHSNDRQDIKEAYAGDIVALAGLKDTRTGDTLCDPAKSPVILERMEFPAPVIEIAVEPKSKADQEKLGVALAKLASEDPSFTVSTDHESGQTILKGMGELHLDIKIDILKRTYKVEANIGAPQVAYRESITRKAEIDYTHKKQTGGTGQFARIKLIVEPGEPGTGFVFESAIVGGNVPKEYIPGVVKGFESAKENGLLAGFPLIDFKVTLIDGAYHDVDSSVLAFEIAARAAFKELREKASPKLLEPIMKVEVVTPEEYLGSVIGDLNGRRGMIQGQDMRGNAIVVDAFVPLANMFGYVNTLRGMSQGRAQFSMVYDHYEPVPQHVADEVIKKYA, from the coding sequence ATGCCCCGCAGTCACAAGATTGAAGACTACCGCAACTTCGGCATCATGGCCCACATCGATGCCGGCAAGACCACCACGACCGAGCGCATCCTGTATTATACGGGCAAGAGCCACAAGATCGGCGAAGTTCACGATGGCGCGGCCACGATGGACTGGATGGAGCAGGAGCAGGAGCGTGGCATCACGATCACCTCGGCTGCCACCACCACCTTCTGGCAAAACAAGCGCCTGAACATCATCGACACGCCGGGCCACGTTGACTTCACCATCGAAGTTGAGCGCAATCTGCGCGTCCTCGATGGCGCGGTGGCCGTGCTCGACGGCAATGCCGGTGTTGAGCCGCAAACCGAAACCGTCTGGCGTCAGGCTGACAAATATTCCGTGCCGCGCATCGTTTTCGTCAACAAGATGGACAAGATCGGTGCTGACTTTGATAAGTCGGTGCAGTCGATCCGTGATCGTCTCGGTGCCAAGGCCGTGCCGATCCAGTTCCCGATCGGTTCGGAAAACACCCTGTCAGGTCTGGTTGATCTGGTGCGCATGAAGGCCGTTGTCTGGGACAATGACGCCCTGGGCGCCAATTACCGCGACGAGGAAATCCCCGCCGATCTGATGGATAAGGCCGTTGAGGCCCGCCAGTACCTGATCGACAACGCCGTGGAATGCGACGACGAGGCGATGGAAGCCTATCTGGAAGGCAATGAGCCTTCGGAAGCCGTGCTGAAGAAGTGCATCCGTAAGGCCGTGCTCAACGCCACCTTCTATCCGATCCTCTGCGGTTCGGCCTTCAAGAACAAGGGCGTGCAGACCCTGCTCGACGCCGTTGTCGATTACCTGCCGTCGCCGGTCGATGTGCCGCCGACCCACGGTATTGATTACAAGACCGAAGAAGAGGTTGTGCGTATCGCCTCCGATGACGAGCCTCTGTCCATGCTCGCTTTCAAGATCATGGATGACCCGTTCGTCGGCAGCCTGACCTTCTGCCGCCTCTATTCGGGCAAGCTGGAAACCGGTCAGGGCCTGCTCAACACGACGCGCGAAAAGAAAGAGCGCGTTGGCCGCATGTTGCTCATGCACTCCAATGACCGTCAGGACATCAAGGAAGCCTATGCCGGCGACATCGTCGCTCTGGCGGGCCTGAAAGATACCCGCACCGGCGATACCCTGTGTGACCCGGCCAAGTCGCCGGTGATCCTGGAGCGCATGGAATTCCCGGCCCCGGTGATCGAAATCGCCGTCGAGCCGAAGTCGAAGGCCGATCAGGAAAAGCTGGGCGTGGCCCTGGCCAAGCTGGCGTCCGAAGATCCGTCCTTCACCGTCTCCACCGATCACGAGTCGGGCCAGACGATCCTGAAGGGCATGGGCGAACTGCACCTCGACATCAAGATCGACATCCTGAAGCGCACCTACAAGGTGGAAGCCAATATCGGCGCGCCGCAGGTGGCTTACCGCGAATCCATCACGCGCAAGGCCGAAATCGACTACACCCACAAGAAGCAGACCGGTGGCACCGGCCAGTTCGCGCGCATCAAGCTGATCGTCGAGCCGGGCGAGCCGGGTACGGGCTTCGTGTTTGAATCGGCCATCGTCGGCGGCAACGTGCCCAAGGAATATATTCCGGGCGTGGTCAAGGGCTTTGAATCGGCCAAGGAAAACGGTCTGCTGGCCGGCTTCCCGCTGATCGACTTCAAGGTAACCCTGATCGACGGCGCCTACCACGACGTCGACTCCTCGGTTCTCGCCTTCGAAATCGCCGCCCGCGCCGCCTTCAAGGAACTGCGCGAAAAGGCGTCGCCGAAGCTGCTCGAACCGATCATGAAGGTCGAGGTCGTGACCCCCGAAGAATATCTCGGTTCGGTTATCGGCGATCTCAATGGCCGCCGTGGCATGATTCAGGGGCAGGACATGCGCGGCAACGCCATCGTCGTGGACGCCTTCGTGCCGCTGGCCAATATGTTCGGCTATGTGAACACGCTGCGCGGCATGTCGCAAGGCCGCGCCCAGTTCAGCATGGTTTATGACCACTATGAGCCGGTGCCGCAGCACGTCGCCGACGAAGTGATCAAGAAATACGCCTAA
- a CDS encoding RNA methyltransferase, giving the protein MKDSRPAPPLDPALTLPCVILDRPQMAENIGAVARVMANFGLRELRLVAPRDGWPQERAWAMSSGAAWPLDEAKVFATVAEATADLKYVYATTARPRETLLPVITPRQAAAQSWGQAHQHMATGLLFGAERAGLETADIALCHAIVTIPVDPAFQSLNLAQAVNIVLYEWRLQVTDAPKPAFTQNFDEPADMKHMHGLYGHLEDELEASGFFFPPEKKESMVRNLRVVLNRAQMTEQEIRTWRGVVTALTKGRGRVLAKLAERKKETE; this is encoded by the coding sequence ATGAAAGACTCCCGCCCCGCCCCGCCGCTTGATCCGGCCTTAACCCTGCCGTGCGTCATCCTTGATCGCCCGCAAATGGCCGAAAACATCGGCGCTGTGGCGCGCGTCATGGCCAATTTCGGTCTGCGCGAACTGCGTCTGGTGGCGCCGCGTGACGGCTGGCCGCAGGAACGCGCCTGGGCCATGTCGTCGGGGGCCGCATGGCCGCTCGATGAGGCGAAGGTGTTCGCCACCGTGGCCGAAGCGACCGCCGATCTGAAATATGTTTATGCCACCACGGCGCGCCCGCGCGAAACCCTTCTGCCGGTGATCACTCCGCGTCAGGCGGCTGCGCAAAGCTGGGGGCAGGCGCATCAGCATATGGCCACCGGGCTTCTGTTCGGGGCCGAGCGGGCAGGGCTGGAAACCGCCGATATTGCGCTCTGCCACGCCATTGTCACCATTCCGGTCGATCCGGCCTTTCAGAGCCTCAACCTGGCCCAGGCCGTCAATATCGTGCTCTACGAATGGCGCTTGCAGGTGACCGATGCGCCCAAGCCCGCCTTCACGCAGAATTTCGACGAACCCGCCGATATGAAGCACATGCACGGGCTTTATGGCCATCTCGAAGACGAGCTGGAGGCGTCGGGCTTTTTCTTTCCGCCGGAAAAGAAGGAGTCGATGGTGCGCAACCTGCGTGTGGTGCTCAACCGGGCGCAGATGACCGAGCAGGAGATCCGCACCTGGCGCGGTGTGGTGACGGCCCTGACCAAGGGGCGCGGTCGGGTGCTGGCGAAACTGGCTGAACGAAAGAAAGAGACGGAATAG
- a CDS encoding YaiI/YqxD family protein: MAITLYIDADACPVKDETYRVAARYGLVTFVVSNSFIQIPKSDAIRRMIVEAGPDIADDWIADQVAAGDVVITNDIPLAGRVLEKGAHAIAANGRAFTPDSIGAALAQRALMEHIRSTGEITGGPPPFSAASRSQFLQTLDQVITREMRLKR, from the coding sequence TTGGCCATCACCCTCTATATCGACGCCGACGCCTGCCCGGTGAAGGACGAAACCTATAGGGTGGCGGCGCGCTATGGGCTCGTCACCTTCGTCGTGTCCAACAGCTTCATCCAGATACCGAAATCGGACGCCATCCGGCGCATGATCGTCGAGGCCGGGCCCGATATTGCCGATGACTGGATCGCCGATCAGGTGGCAGCGGGCGATGTGGTGATCACCAATGATATTCCGCTGGCCGGGCGGGTGCTGGAAAAAGGCGCCCACGCCATCGCCGCCAATGGCCGCGCCTTTACGCCCGACAGTATCGGTGCGGCTCTGGCCCAGCGTGCCCTGATGGAGCATATCCGCTCGACCGGCGAAATCACCGGCGGGCCGCCGCCCTTTTCCGCCGCCAGCCGCTCGCAGTTTTTGCAAACCCTCGATCAGGTGATCACGCGCGAGATGCGGCTTAAGCGCTGA
- a CDS encoding metalloregulator ArsR/SmtB family transcription factor, giving the protein MIPDVARVFYALGDPTRRALVEAVTDAPLSVSRLAEHLGVTLTAVGQHVQVLEEAGLVKTEKIGRTRTCQLDQPGLEALKLWISNRRSPLEQKLDRLGDLLDGDA; this is encoded by the coding sequence TTGATACCGGATGTGGCGCGCGTCTTTTATGCTCTCGGCGATCCCACAAGGCGCGCGCTGGTCGAGGCCGTGACCGATGCGCCCCTGTCTGTCTCCAGACTGGCCGAGCACTTAGGCGTCACCCTCACCGCCGTCGGCCAGCATGTGCAGGTGCTGGAAGAGGCGGGCCTCGTCAAAACCGAGAAGATCGGGCGCACCCGCACCTGCCAGCTTGATCAGCCCGGTCTGGAGGCGCTCAAACTGTGGATCAGCAACCGCCGCTCGCCGCTGGAGCAGAAGCTTGACCGGCTGGGCGATCTGCTGGACGGTGACGCCTAA
- a CDS encoding DUF3147 family protein, whose amino-acid sequence MLYLIIKALVSGAIIAAVSEIAKRLPAFGALVASLPLISIMGMVWLWKDKPDIANMATHVEATFWYVLPSLPMFLLIPYMLRRGMGFYPALLSGCALTIALYLAMMAIGPRLGLKL is encoded by the coding sequence ATGTTGTATCTGATTATCAAGGCTTTGGTGTCGGGCGCGATCATCGCGGCGGTGTCGGAAATCGCCAAGCGCCTGCCGGCTTTCGGCGCGCTGGTCGCCTCGCTGCCGCTGATCTCGATTATGGGCATGGTGTGGCTGTGGAAGGATAAGCCCGACATCGCCAATATGGCTACCCACGTCGAGGCGACCTTCTGGTATGTCCTGCCGTCCCTGCCGATGTTCCTGCTGATCCCCTACATGCTGCGCAGAGGCATGGGTTTTTATCCGGCGCTGCTGAGCGGCTGCGCCCTCACCATCGCGCTCTATCTGGCCATGATGGCCATCGGGCCGAGGCTGGGCCTGAAGCTTTAG
- a CDS encoding SRPBCC domain-containing protein, with amino-acid sequence MTEAAVHATFVIEKTYPKPPAHVFAAFADPALKARWYARNGLDMDFRVGGHERSKTVMGDDTPFPGAILTTEGLWLDIVPDARIVTGSNMAMNGRVFSSSLLTFEFAAEGDGTRLTVTHQGAFFEHADGSDMREHGWRALLDKLGDAL; translated from the coding sequence ATGACCGAAGCCGCCGTCCACGCCACCTTCGTTATCGAAAAAACCTATCCCAAGCCGCCCGCTCATGTGTTCGCCGCCTTTGCCGATCCGGCGCTGAAGGCCCGCTGGTATGCCCGTAATGGCCTCGACATGGATTTCCGCGTCGGCGGCCATGAACGGTCAAAAACGGTGATGGGCGATGACACGCCGTTTCCGGGTGCGATCCTCACCACCGAAGGCCTGTGGCTCGATATTGTGCCCGATGCCCGCATCGTTACCGGCTCGAACATGGCGATGAATGGCCGTGTCTTTTCTTCATCGCTGCTGACGTTTGAATTTGCCGCCGAAGGCGACGGCACGCGCCTGACCGTCACCCATCAGGGCGCTTTTTTCGAACACGCCGATGGATCAGACATGCGCGAACATGGCTGGCGCGCCTTGCTGGATAAGCTGGGAGACGCTCTTTGA
- a CDS encoding alpha/beta hydrolase, translating into MDRRTLLWAPLSLAAVTTTAQAKTPMNNAANWPKPAFSLDLWPHPPVPPKPGLTEQVTDASTDPNLHHRRMRGIIKPRIAVFPAKSPNGGAMLIIPGGGFSWNAFDTEGYLLAQNLNRAGITCFVLFYRLANDGWANRPDIGTIDAQRALRLIRARAVDLKIDPKRLGVIGFSAGGFIAASLATRFAAPLYKAQDRVDAFDARPNLAALMYPVQSLDPAIAYSGAIPSLFGKSITPEQIARYSPDHHVSAATPPCFMAQAEDDTTVPIANTLSFRAALKAKGIKCETHLFATGGHGFGMTPAPDQPHRIWPELFVNFARQQGLLG; encoded by the coding sequence ATGGATCGCCGGACACTCTTATGGGCGCCGTTGTCGCTGGCGGCGGTGACGACCACAGCACAGGCGAAGACCCCCATGAACAACGCCGCCAATTGGCCGAAACCCGCCTTCAGCCTCGACCTGTGGCCGCATCCGCCCGTACCGCCGAAACCGGGCCTGACGGAGCAGGTGACCGACGCTTCGACGGATCCGAACCTGCATCACCGCCGGATGCGCGGCATTATCAAACCGCGCATCGCGGTCTTTCCGGCGAAAAGCCCCAATGGCGGGGCCATGCTGATCATACCCGGCGGTGGCTTTAGCTGGAATGCGTTCGACACCGAAGGCTATCTGCTGGCGCAAAACCTCAACAGGGCGGGCATCACCTGCTTTGTGTTGTTCTACCGGCTGGCCAATGACGGCTGGGCCAACCGGCCCGACATCGGCACCATCGATGCGCAACGTGCCCTGCGCCTGATCCGGGCGCGCGCCGTCGATCTGAAGATCGACCCGAAGCGCCTCGGCGTCATCGGTTTTAGCGCGGGCGGCTTTATCGCCGCCTCGCTGGCCACGCGCTTTGCCGCTCCTCTCTATAAGGCGCAGGATAGGGTGGATGCGTTCGATGCGCGGCCCAATCTGGCGGCGCTGATGTATCCGGTGCAGTCGCTTGATCCGGCCATTGCCTATTCGGGCGCGATCCCGTCGCTATTTGGCAAGTCGATCACGCCGGAGCAGATCGCCCGCTATTCGCCTGACCATCATGTCAGCGCTGCCACGCCGCCGTGCTTTATGGCCCAGGCCGAGGACGATACCACCGTGCCCATCGCCAATACGCTCAGTTTCCGGGCAGCCTTAAAGGCGAAGGGTATTAAATGTGAGACTCATCTGTTCGCCACGGGCGGACATGGTTTTGGCATGACGCCGGCGCCCGATCAGCCGCACCGCATCTGGCCGGAACTGTTCGTCAACTTCGCCCGTCAGCAGGGATTGTTGGGCTAA
- a CDS encoding NADP-dependent isocitrate dehydrogenase: MAKIKVANPVVDLDGDEMTRIIWQLIKDKLIHPYLDIDLKYFDLGMENRDLTDDQVTIDAAEAIKHYGVGVKCATITPDEARVEEFGLKKMWKSPNGTIRNILGGVVFREPIICKNVPRLVPGWTQPIIIGRHAFGDQYKATDFLVPGAGKLTMKFEGDDGTVKEYEVFKFPGAGVAMGMYNLDDSIRDFARASFGYGLARNYPVYLSTKNTILKAYDGRFKDLFAEVFAAEYADQFKAAGLTYEHRLIDDMVASALKWSGGFVWACKNYDGDVQSDTVAQGYGSLGLMTSALVTPDGKIMEAEAAHGTVTRHYRQHQKGEATSTNSMASIFAWTQGLAHRAKLDDNAELAKFAATLEKVCIDTVESGYMTKDLALLVGDKQGWLTTEGFLDKISENLTQAMA; this comes from the coding sequence ATGGCGAAAATCAAGGTTGCGAATCCGGTCGTCGATCTCGACGGCGACGAAATGACCCGCATTATCTGGCAGCTTATCAAGGACAAGCTGATCCACCCCTATCTCGACATCGATCTGAAATATTTCGATCTCGGCATGGAAAACCGCGACTTAACCGACGATCAGGTGACGATCGACGCCGCCGAGGCGATCAAGCACTATGGCGTCGGCGTCAAATGCGCCACCATCACCCCCGATGAAGCCCGCGTGGAAGAATTCGGCCTTAAGAAGATGTGGAAGAGCCCGAACGGCACGATCCGCAACATCCTGGGCGGCGTTGTCTTCCGCGAGCCGATCATCTGCAAGAACGTGCCGCGCCTCGTGCCGGGCTGGACCCAGCCGATCATCATTGGCCGCCATGCTTTCGGCGACCAGTACAAGGCCACCGATTTTCTGGTGCCCGGCGCTGGCAAGCTGACGATGAAGTTCGAAGGCGATGACGGCACGGTCAAGGAATATGAAGTGTTCAAATTCCCCGGCGCTGGCGTGGCGATGGGCATGTATAATCTCGACGATTCGATCCGCGATTTCGCCCGCGCCTCGTTCGGCTATGGTCTGGCGCGCAATTATCCGGTCTATCTGTCCACCAAGAACACCATCCTGAAAGCCTATGACGGCCGCTTCAAGGATCTGTTCGCCGAAGTCTTCGCCGCCGAATATGCCGATCAGTTCAAGGCCGCCGGCCTGACCTATGAGCACCGCCTGATCGACGACATGGTCGCCTCGGCGCTGAAATGGTCGGGCGGTTTCGTCTGGGCCTGTAAGAATTATGACGGCGATGTGCAGTCCGACACGGTGGCGCAGGGCTATGGCTCGCTTGGCCTGATGACCTCGGCCCTCGTCACCCCCGATGGCAAGATCATGGAAGCCGAAGCCGCCCACGGCACGGTGACGCGCCATTACCGCCAGCACCAGAAGGGCGAAGCCACCTCGACCAATTCGATGGCCTCGATCTTCGCCTGGACGCAAGGTCTGGCGCACCGCGCCAAGCTGGACGACAATGCCGAACTGGCCAAGTTCGCCGCCACGCTCGAAAAAGTGTGTATCGACACGGTCGAAAGCGGCTACATGACCAAGGATCTGGCGCTGCTGGTCGGCGACAAGCAGGGCTGGCTGACCACTGAGGGCTTCCTCGACAAGATCAGCGAAAACCTGACTCAGGCGATGGCGTAA
- a CDS encoding SDR family oxidoreductase: MTPSLFDLTGRTALVTGSSQGIGQAIAAALAGAGARIILNGRDEARLEAAAITLRQTGADVMTALFDVTDPAAVAKAVNDLEDGGTTIEILVNNAGIQRRCPLEDFTLDDWQDIMRSNLDSVFYVGQAVARHMIKRGHGKIINIASVQSELARPTIAPYTASKGAVKNLTRGMCADWARHGLQINAIGPGYFATPLNRPLYEDAEFDGWLKKRTPAARWGKLEDLHGAAIFLASSASDFINGQILYVDGGLTVSV, from the coding sequence ATGACACCGTCTCTTTTTGATCTGACAGGCCGCACCGCCCTGGTCACCGGCTCCAGTCAGGGCATCGGACAGGCCATCGCTGCGGCCCTGGCGGGCGCGGGCGCGCGCATCATTCTGAATGGCCGTGACGAGGCCCGTCTCGAAGCGGCGGCGATAACTTTGCGCCAAACCGGGGCCGATGTCATGACCGCCCTGTTTGATGTCACCGATCCCGCAGCGGTCGCCAAGGCCGTCAATGATCTTGAGGATGGCGGAACAACCATTGAGATTCTGGTCAATAATGCCGGCATTCAGCGCCGCTGTCCGCTGGAAGATTTCACGCTCGACGACTGGCAAGACATCATGCGCAGCAATCTCGACAGCGTCTTCTACGTCGGTCAGGCTGTGGCGCGCCACATGATCAAACGCGGGCATGGCAAGATCATCAACATCGCCAGCGTGCAATCCGAACTGGCCCGTCCGACCATCGCGCCCTATACGGCCTCCAAGGGCGCGGTGAAAAACCTGACCCGCGGCATGTGCGCCGACTGGGCGCGCCACGGCCTGCAAATCAACGCCATCGGCCCCGGCTATTTCGCCACCCCGCTCAACAGGCCGCTTTACGAAGACGCCGAATTTGATGGCTGGCTGAAGAAACGCACTCCTGCTGCGCGCTGGGGCAAGCTTGAAGACCTGCACGGCGCGGCCATCTTCCTCGCCTCATCCGCTTCCGATTTCATCAATGGCCAGATACTCTATGTCGATGGCGGGCTCACAGTTTCTGTCTGA